The DNA window GGATAGCCACTCTACTCGAGGATTTCCAGCGTGGCGTGCCTCCCCGACTTGCGGGCTACCGCACTCAACAATACGCGGATGGCATGGGCGGTCCGCCCATTTTTGCCGATGACCTTCCCCATATCTTGCCGGGCCACGCGCAGTTCATAGACGATCGTCGTCTCCCCGTACACCTCGGACACCCTGACCTGATCCGGGTCGTCCACCAGGTGTTTGACAATGTACTCCACGAATTCCTTCATGGCTATCCCCTTCCTTTCCACTGGTCCG is part of the Calditrichota bacterium genome and encodes:
- a CDS encoding KH domain-containing protein, yielding MKEFVEYIVKHLVDDPDQVRVSEVYGETTIVYELRVARQDMGKVIGKNGRTAHAIRVLLSAVARKSGRHATLEILE